One segment of Panicum virgatum strain AP13 chromosome 3K, P.virgatum_v5, whole genome shotgun sequence DNA contains the following:
- the LOC120698273 gene encoding cytochrome P450 98A1 has product MDASLLLSVGLAAVLIPLSLALLNRLRLGRLPPGPRPWPVLGNLRQIKPIRCRCFQEWAERYGPIISVWFGSGLTVVVSTSELAKEVLKEHDQQLADRPRNRTTQRFSRNGQDLIWADYGPHYIKVRKLCNLELFTPKRLEALRPIREDEVTAMVESVHRAATAPGNEGKPLVVRNHLSMVAFNNITRLAFGKRFMNANGEVDEQGREFKTIVNNGIKIGASLSVAEFIWYLRWLCPLNEELYKTHNERRDRLTMKIIEEHAKALKESGAKQHFVDALFTLKEQYDLSEDTVIGLLWDMITAGMDTTVISVEWAMAELVRNPRVQKKLQEELDRVVGRDRIMSETDFQNLPYLQAVVKESLRLHPPTPLMLPHKASTNVKIGGYNIPKGANVMVNVWAVARDPKVWSNPLEYRPERFLEESIDIKGSDFRVLPFGAGRRVCPGAQLGINLVTSMIGHLLHHFEWSLPSGTRPEDVNMMESPGLVTFMGTPLQAVAKPRLENEELYKRVPVEM; this is encoded by the exons ATGgacgcctccctcctcctctccgtAGGCCTGGCGGCGGTCCTGATCCCGCTCTCCCTCGCGCTGCTCAACCGGCTCCGCCTCGGCCGCCTCCCGCCCGGCCCGCGGCCCTGGCCCGTGCTGGGGAACCTGCGGCAGATCAAGCCGATCCGGTGCCGCTGCTTCCAGGAGTGGGCGGAGCGGTACGGGCCCATCATCTCCGTCTGGTTCGGGTCCGGCCTCACCGTCGTCGTCTCCACCTCGGAGCTCGCCAAGGAGGTGCTCAAGGAGCACGACCAGCAGCTCGCGGACCGGCCGCGGAACCGCACCACGCAGCGGTTCAGCCGCAACGGGCAGGACCTGATCTGGGCCGACTACGGCCCGCACTACATCAAGGTGCGCAAGCTCTGCAACCTCGAGCTCTTCACGCCCAAGCGCCTCGAGGCGCTGCGCCCCATCCGCGAGGACGAGGTGACCGCCATGGTCGAGTCCgtccaccgcgccgccaccgccccgg GTAATGAAGGAAAGCCATTGGTAGTGAGGAACCACCTTTCCATGGTGGCCTTCAACAACATAACAAGGCTGGCATTTGGGAAGCGGTTCATGAATGCAAACGGTGAGGTTGATGAACAAGGGCGTGAATTTAAGACTATAGTGAACAACGGGATCAAGATCGGTGCATCTCTATCTGTTGCTGAGTTTATTTGGTATTTGAGATGGTTGTGTCCGCTTAATGAGGAACTTTACAAAACTCACAATGAGAGAAGGGACCGCCTGACAATGAAGATTATTGAAGAGCATGCTAAGGCTCTCAAGGAGAGTGGTGCCAAGCAGCACTTTGTGGATGCACTGTTCACCCTGAAAGAGCAGTATGACCTTAGTGAAGACACGGTTATTGGACTTCTGTGG GACATGATCACTGCTGGAATGGACACAACAGTCATCTCAGTTGAGTGGGCGATGGCAGAGCTGGTCAGGAACCCCAGGGTGCAGAAGAAACTGCAAGAGGAGCTCGACCGTGTCGTCGGACGTGACCGCATCATGTCCGAGACCGACTTCCAGAACCTCCCCTACCTGCAAGCCGTTGTCAAGGAGTCCCTCCGGCTGCACCCGCCGACGCCGCTCATGCTCCCGCACAAGGCCAGCACGAACGTCAAGATCGGCGGCTACAACATCCCCAAGGGCGCCAACGTGATGGTGAACGTCTGGGCGGTGGCGCGCGACCCCAAGGTGTGGAGCAACCCGCTGGAGTACAGGCCGGAGCGCTTCCTGGAGGAGAGCATCGACATCAAGGGCAGCGACTTCAGGGTGCTGCCGTTCGGCGCGGGCCGGCGGGTGTGCCCTGGCGCGCAGCTCGGCATCAACCTCGTGACCTCCATGATCGGGCACCTCCTGCACCACTTCGAGTGGTCCCTGCCGAGCGGCACCAGGCCGGAGGACGTCAACATGATGGAGTCCCCCGGGCTCGTCACGTTCATGGGCACGCCGCTGCAGGCTGTCGCCAAGCCGCGCCTGGAGAACGAGGAGCTGTACAAGAGGGTCCCCGTCGAGATGTGA